The genomic DNA AATACCTACTGGAGGAAGGGAGGAGGCCATGCTGGGCCGTCAACATGGGAACACAATACAATTTGAAATTGTGAGAAATCCGGTATTTTGATGAAAAATTACGTTTTTGTttcaaagaccaagttcactcattttctgTGGAATTGCGGTGGTCTCTGGTATAAACGAATGGCTTGTGAGTCGActtctgggggaaaaaaaagctctagcgctcctgtttcaggaactagaagttagcaaGATCAGGGGAACGCAGCATgagttggagtcttatttcctgatatgcagACATCATGCAtctaattggataacagcaacaagaCGCTTCCGCTGCCTCTGTTCGCTTGTTGAtgcttcatctccacaaataacacaagcctgaaggagttctgctgtgtggtggagttgctaatgctaacagttagcttctactggccgaGATGTGATCTCTCTGCAGAATGCTAAATCAAAACCAGCCTATcccgtcacaagtcaagatgggtgagtccatgaatgctaatgtcCAGTATGACACAGATCTGACCGGCTTTTCTAGTCTGAGCGTTTCCCCGTCTACTTTCTATTCTCAAGAAATAATAAAGCAGGAGGTAGGGGAGGAGAccgttttcacattcagcctgcatgtgaagggACTGATCTtgtttcatttcaattcaattcagtttatttatatagcgccgaaTGGCAAGTAAAAAGGTTTtcttagtgaacttggtctttaatgtctATGAATTCCCCGCATAAAGGGTTCGGCCCATCTCACCAGCCAAAATCTGCACCATCaactgtcaatcaatcaatcatattCAATCatattataaataaagctttgattgattgagtgaTTGATCAACTGGGCTggctgcaaaaacaaaaaaattctaaTTGATGATCTAGAAATCTATGATTTGGGTTTGGAAAGCACACGGGACATCACTGCTCCTCCTGGACGCTTGGGAATGTCATGTCTTCAGAAGGATCTACCAAATCATTCACGATGTTCATTTCTGTGACCCTTCTTCCCCTGGCTGTGTCAAAAGGACTGCATTAAACCCGGTAAAGAGGAAGTTAAAAAGTGAACTCGGACTCTAGAAGCGCGAGGTGTTTTTGCTCTAAGCCACAGGACACCGAGCCATCTTGTTTATATTTAAAGCCAACGtgagacaaataaataaacaaccagATCAATCGCAGGTCAGTTTTACAGATTGTTGTGTGATACTCACTATAAAAGCTACATTCTACCTGGATTACAGCGCCACCATGTGACCATTTACTAGAACTGCTTCTGATTCAGTCTAGGCTCTGGCTCCGACTCGGTCCACGAACTGAACGACGGCAACAGAACATGGAACATAATAGAGGAACCTCACGCACCTATTATGTCATCAGTAAGAAAGCTCAGGCCGTCGATAGTGTGGTAGTCATGTTCTTTATCCTCCTCCTCGTAAATGGGAAACGTAATCTCCATTTCATTTGACCTgctgagcaaaaacaaaaggCTACTGAATAATCCAAGTGTCGCTTTAAAGATCCTCATCATCACTTTGCCCTTTTGCACTTATTCATCCACTGAATGCTtttacctctttgtggagctgctggTACCCAGTTGTGTGTTGAAGCAGTGCAGGCCGTCGTCTGAGGCGGTCAGCAGGTGTGAGCCGGGGGAAGTCGGGGGCAGGCAGATGTGCAGGGGAGTGGCGCTGAcctccaacaccagcagctgactggTGGGGAGGAATGAGAGACGGTAAGGAAGCAGAAAACATGACTGACTCAAATCTGGCCTGGTTTTCCACCGCTAACGTCGGGTAGAGATCCAAACTGCAGATTCCACAAGTTAGAATAAAAGAAACTCACACAACTTTGAAGTTGTAACTGCTGTCCACTCCTCCGATATCCCACATGATTATCTTGTTGTCATAAGATCCGGCTGCAAGAGGTCGCACACAGACGTTAATCAGGAGCGTCGTTTAAAAACTAAACGGGAAAAATCCCAGACCTTTGTTTGGTTTTCATCAGGTCAGGTGAGGTGACATACAGATCAGCAGGTAACAGAATCATCACACAAGCTGGTGAGAGACGCCCGTTCCTGAGTCTGACCCGACTAAAACTCACTGAAGAAGAAGTTTCCCTGATTGTGGTTGAAGCGGAGGACAGAGAGCGCCTTTCTGCTGGCTCTGAACTCGCCGTAGGCCACGTTGTTCCTGGGATGGATCAGTTTGACGAGTCCTCTCTTCCCACCGGCAGCGAGGATGCTGCAGGGCTGAACTGGAGCCTTTCCTCCTCGGGACATCAACACAATGGACCAGGCCAAGGAAAAGAACTCCTGTGACAAGGAACAGCAGACCAATTCAGCACCAACGGCCACACAGCAGCAGCTTTTAACTGCTAAACCTGAACAGTCGCTCTGCTCTGTACGGATCAGAGAAGGGTTAGGGTCAACCCACACACCTCTCCTGGAACTTTGTACTTCTTCATCACCATTCCCGTTTCACAGTCGATCACACACAGAGAGTCTCCTCCACATGTAGCGACCAGGCGGCTTTCACTGCAACAGCCTGTCAAAGCAGGGTTTCACAGCTCGCTCAGAGCCTCACAAACAACTCTAGTAAAGCGTTAGCTATCCGCTTTCATACACAGCTGTTGCTGTAAACCACGGAGGACTTGTTCTGATAAATCTGAGTGGATCAGAGGGGTTCATCAGTACCAGAGGAGCCTGACAGAGGCTGGAAAGCGCAGGCCCACAGCTGCGTGGAGAAGTCCCCGGAGCTGTCCTGTTTACTGTGACACTGGAGCACGTGGAGAGGCTTCAGATGCACCGGCTGCTGGAGGATCACACACAAGAGACGGATGAGAACGAACACAAACCCCTGTGGGTTGTTGTCTGACAAGATTGTGTCTTGTACGGAATAAACGACGACACTGGAATGTTTTTGTGGTTCTACAGCATCTAAAGGAGTCATCTGTGTGTTTCTTTACCTGACTCTTAGTACAAATCTTTATTATAGGCAGAGTGTACTGACTCCTGTGCAGCTGTTTGGTTTTGCTGACTTCTTTTTTCTGTTCAACCCGAACTTCTTCCTCTTCGAGTTGCTGTGATTTAGACCTCTTCCTGGGCGTCTCTGTCCTCGCCTGTCCTCTGGTGGGAGTGGAGACAGCCCCGTCTGTCCGGAGAGAGACCCTGCGGGACTTGCGAGGGCTGTCTTCAGCAGCTGAAGATTCTAGAGCGTTGACTCTCAACTTCTTGTGAGGCGTCAAAATTACTTTATCATCTGTCACCAGTTTGGTTCGTTTCCTCTTGGAAGGCGAGGAAATTATCTGAGAAAAGGAAGATAGAGTAAAATGTTTGACCCAGTTTGAACAGAAACAGCAAGAAGTTTTATTTAGAGACGCCATTTGTGCCAATGACAGTATTGTAACAGTGAAGTTTAAATAAAAGGTGCTGATTAGCAATCTTACACAGTTCTTTGTGGCCTCAGCAGACTCCTTGGGGATGAAGTCTTCTTTTGGTTGTGTCAGTGAGCGCAGATGCTCTTTAGCAAGAATCTCCACCTGAAAAATCAAAAGGAAGTAAAAACAAAACTGTTAAAAAGGGATGAAAATTAGCAAAAAAGTCCCAGAGATCCTTGTAAATTCAGGACTTGCCCTCCATTTGGTGAAATCGCTGACTGAACTGGGACCAAATTTGACTTGATGACGAGCAGCGTTCACAAAGTTCTTCTCCAGATCGGACATTTTGCCGGCCGTGATGGGATCTGGGAGACTGAAGCTCCGCTCCCAAACTGTGACTATCTGAAATCAAGCAGCAGCTGAGTGACCCAAGTGTGGGATATGATGAGAAAGTGCAGCAGCTGGGTCGTTTCCTTTTAAAATGCAACATTAGAGGTGTGATGCAATCGAGAGCCACAGCTTAACTCAAAGTCTAATGAATAATCATCATGAATGTTTTCAAACGAAAGTATTAAACGGTTTTCATACCCTGGTCCTCAGGTTGTCACTGAACACGTATCGTAAGTGGCTGGCAGTGGTGCTGACATCTTTGTTGTTGTAAATCCTCAGTTTGGGCAGCAACACCATCAGCTTGTAACTATCACTTATCTAAAAATAACAGAGTCAGGACTTGATCTCAGTTGTAAAAGAGAATTTTAAAGTTTGAGACAAAAATAAAGGAATATCTAACAAAAAGGAAAAGCTGCAGCGCTGCAGAGAACAAAAAGACGTGCTAATAAAACATCTAGACTTGTTGAAGTAGTTATCTGATGACAGCGttagaggaaaacttccttttggtttgtttttttcaCCTCATGTGGATATTGTCGCGGTAAAATAGTCATGGGTGGAAAAACTGCATCACATGTAACAACCAGACTCCAAAAGATGCCACGGTAACGTTTTACGATTCTGTAAAGTTCTGAGATGAATTCAAAGACAGAAATTATACTTAAACCACTCATTTAAATAAGACCAATCGAATAGTTTGAATTTTAAAAAGGCAGCTCCGTCCTTTATGTTATAACAGAGACGGAACGGTACTGGATTACATGCGACAAAAACAGCCAAGTCCTCACTGTGATGTAAAAGTTGTCATCCATTTTTAGTTCCTCCAAGCTGCTCAGAGACTCTAAGGTGGTGACATCCTCCATCTGGTTGTTGGTGAGGTCCAGGTACCGAAGTGCAGGTAGCTTCAGGTTCTTTGGAAGCTCCTGCAGCCTGTTCCCGGATAGATCCCACCGCTCCAGGGACTGCAGGCGGGATAGCAGCTTCACAGGAAGATCCCCGTGCTTCAGCGCCATCTTAGACAGACTAAATAGAAGAAACCCGTCAAGTCAACATGGGGATTTTAGATCAAGCTTCATATCTGCAAGTAAAACTAATTTTACTATTAAATGCGATTAGTCATCAACTGATAAAAGAGTGACTTCACCAGAACACACAAATAGTTAATCAAGGGGGAAGACTTACTTCAGAGTTTTGATTTGCTCCAGTTTGTTGGTTTTTGGAGAACCTTTCTCCAGTAAAAGCTTCTCTGTTACATTCTCCATAGCTGATCTGCTGGAAAAGGACATCTAATGTGGAATCTATCAGCAAAATAACATGTTAAACTTTTATTCGCACTCACTGATTAAGTTGTATGGCCTGATAAGTTTAAATAATGTCTGTACTTAAAACGAGCTAAATATTTAGCATTTTTTCATTTAGTAAAGAGACGATGCCATTGCCAAGTGACATCTTTACTGAGAAAAATTTAATATAACCAAATCAACTTCATGCTTCAGCAAGGTAAAACTGAATCTGTTAGTTTGATTTCGATTGGTTTTACTTTAGCAGTAGCTAGCATAACCACGTTGACACGATCGATTAATCAACTCTTTGCTAGGTTAGTAGTTAGTAATATAACTGACTCTTTTTCTAGCCATAACAAATGAGCAAACACCTTTAATAAtgtttaataaagtattttttatgtTACTTACCAACTCCTCTCTGCAACTTTTGTGTCTGCAACACAACTGACCTTTCCCGGGGAAACTCCGtctacatccggtgggcgtggtttacCTAAAACTTTGGCCACAGTTTACCCTGAACATTGGCTGTAAGACAAGTCAAACAAATACGACTTTCGATTATTATATTTCTTGTTTATCACATATATTACTAAGTATTGtcatattttgttttatttgaaatTTTAATGCGCCAATAACAGTGCGGCAGAACGAAAATAGGGGTTAAAAGAAGTAATTTTACGCCTGCGGCTCCGTCCGCTAGATGGCAGTGGAGCTACGATTTCCAAGTAGAAGAAGATGCAACATGATGATGATGGTCTCTGACGACGGCGACGGGGTTATTCCATGCGCTTGTAAAGGCATCCGACGCTGTCTTGTCTGTGAAACGTTTAAGGCGAGTGTACTGCTTGAAACAAGAGAGTCAAAGGTACGTGTGTCGAACAAAAATCTCAGTTTTAATGTGCGATGTAACGTCTGTAAACCTTGGTACGGAAGCCCTCACTGGACAAATTGTGTTGTTTATCAAAAATCACTCTTGTTTGTTCTGACAATATTCTGGTACAATGTTGTAAATTTGATTTAAATAATGAGATACAACCCTGGTTTATTTAAATGTTGACGGCATGTATCTTTACTTATTGTgaaatgaaattttataattaaaacatgTCATCACagcttttgtttattaatgttatCTCTGTTTTTGGTATGAAGATTGTGCATCATTTCCTCTATAATGCCAAGACGGGGCTCGCTGTCAGCGAAGATGAAGAGGGCTCTTCCTTCCCTTTTTCTGGAGTCTTCCTGTGGGAGAACTTTatatcagaggaggaggagagggagcTGATTAGCGTAATGgaccaggatgtgtggcatccctCACAGTCTGGCCGAAGGAAACAGGTGGAAAACATTTAATGAAAATGTACTTTTTTGTGGGTTACATATTTTTAACATTCAAATTTTTCATTTTACACGGTTGCAGGACTTTGGCCCTAAAGTAAACTTCAAGAAGAGAAAAGTGCGCATCGCAGACTTTACTGGACTTCCTGCTTTAAGCCAAAAACTGGTGCTGCGGATGCAGCAAGATGCAAATCTTGCGGGCTTTCAACCAGTGGAGCAGTGCAATCTGGATTACGCTCCGGAGAGAGGCTCAGCCATTGATCCGCACCTGGATGACTCCTGGTTGTGGGGGGAGCGGCTGGTCACCATCAACATGTTATCAGAAACTGTGCTCACCATGTCTCTTGAGCAGGGTCTGCCAGAGTTGGGACTTTCAGAGGAAGTCCAGGttgctgtacgacttcctcgcaggtgtTTAGTTGTGTTATACGGCGAGGCGAGGCATAGGTGGAAACATGCAATTCATAGGAAGGATATTCATGAACGCAGGGTCTGCAGCACATACAGAGAGCTGTCTGCAGAGTTCCTCCTTGGAGGGAAGCAGGCGAAGCTGGGAGCTGAACTGTTGACTACTGCTTTAAGCTTCGGAGGAACTCCAATATAAACAGAGGCAGAAAAAGCTGGACAAAGTAGACGTGAAGTGTCTCAGTCTGAAACTGTGCCACATCAAAGGACTAATTATAACTGGAGTTTTCAACTTATGTTTTAACGGTAAAGCATTATTGTCACCGAACAGCAACTCCACCATTCTGTTAGGACAGCAGGACGATGAGTTTATAATAAAGCACCAGCACTGTGTGATCTCCAGTATCAGTGTGGCTGTGAGTTATTTGAGGCCTGCTGCGTGCGGGTTTCTAGAATAAACACCAAGGCGTGACAACTACATCACCAAGCGAAGTTCTACACAATGTAACGTTATGAACAAATATGGAATGTTTTCTCCCAAATAAATATCTTTTTAAGTCTGTGCTTTAATGACGGCTTTATGTAGATCAAGTACATTTGAATTGgtttagtgaactagaccaaaatcttgctttgcaaagttaaaTAATATATTGATTTAGTCTGTCTTACCAGGGTGCATTTGAAAATGACTGAGATGAATTCAtaaaatttttctttcttttctgtttCTTGCGTATACATTTTATTCCATCCAGTAGGTAGCGCTAAACTCCTAGAGTAAAATAACAGGTATAAATTTATTCTAATAGAATGTTAGTCTTcgaaaaaaatcttttttaattattaaatgtGAAGGTTTTTACATACATTTTCTGTTGATAGAGtgcattattttttgtttttattgaatgaaataaatatttCAAATAAATTTGCTGATTTATAATGAAATACGTCTTCCTGAAAAACAAAATTATaataacaaaaattaaataaaaaaaggtaTTTATTTTCCCTCCCTTATAGTGTCAAATAAAGTACTGACCAAAAAGTGAGATTTCTCACATCACTACGTTTAAAAAGGCCCTATGTTGAGCGAGGCGCAGCAGTTATTGCTTAATTTATTTAgactttttgtttattaatggcACAACATTTAATGTTAACACTGTCAAGCGTAATCTGAGTCTAGCTAATCGTGCACTTGACTATAATAAATTAAAAAGAAGAATCTCCTTCATTTAAGGGAAATGGCAtcttggattttttttctttttataataATAGACTAGAAGTTATGAAACTATATGTAGCCTTTTCAGTCCGGCTTAAGTCattttttatttgtcttttattttaaatatacaAGTGCAAAACTGTGATAAGTAAAAAAGTTCAAACTCGAATGGAGCAGTTATTAAGATGTTGCTGATGTTTAACAGACAAGTATATGTAGaccgatgcttttattttgaaagtctgaCCGGACATCCGTGTTTACTTTAGCTGCTCAGCCTGTTTGTTGATCGCTCTCCTTTTGCTCATTAACGCCCAACTGTAAGCCGGCTTGATATCTCAGGGAGATTTTACTCACCGTCGCCAGGAGTCAAGCCGCTTTTCTGACAGCAGCTACGACAAACAGCGAGTATGTCTCGGACTTGAATTTGACGACGGAAATCAAGCGGAGAGTCTTTTCTAATGTAGCTTGTTAGCTTGGCTGCGTTGCGTACAGTCCCCGCACACACAGCCTTTTTGTTCTGCTCTTAGACAGCCTCTGCATGACGAATCACCGGCCGTGTTCAGTACAGACAGGGCGGGTAAAACAGCGAGGGCTTTATTGAAAAACGTGTCAAGAAGAACACCCCTGGTTTGTCAACGCGAACCCCGGGGCTAAACCCCGGCCATCGAGCGAATTAATGGCCGGAAATCCGAGGAGGGGCGCCGGTCTCATCGGTTTGATGAAGGACGCCTTTCAACCCCACCAGCAGCCTCTCCAGGCTCATCAACCCGCAGTGGTCGATAAGAAAATGGTGGAGAAATGCTGGAAACTCATGGATAAGGTACTGTCAGTGGCTTTGGGTTAGCAGATGCTTGAATATAATCCGAAAGTTTAAAATGTTCCTGACTTTAAACTCCTATGACCAATCAGCTCATCATAGACGTTAATCTCACGTTCTTGTCCAACTTTTTAGCTTCATAACCTTGTAAAATCATGCATTCTGACAGCACttataatttattaaaatatttaaatttaattCCAACAAATGAAGACACCTGTACATGTGTTTAATTGCACATTTATACCTGTTGATTTGCCCAAAACTGGATGATAAAACCAAACCCCTTCACATCAGAGCACAGCTGTGTCCCTGATGCATTATCTGATTGGGCTGATGTGAAGTGGGTCACACTAGTGTCCCTGGGAGAACAACCTATTTTCAGTATTGGACCAAAAGAAGGGCCTGGTTCCGTTCATTCTCTGCTGCCTGCCACTCGGGTTTGTCTCCCGCCGTCGGCTTTGACTTAGATGGAGATAAGAGAAGAAAGTAGAGGGAGATGGAGAGACAAGACTTCAGAAGATATTAATTCAGGAGGGCTGTCTGGAGTAAGGGGTGGACCAGATAAGGCAGACTGTGGTATGGGTGTGATGTGAAGCCTCACTTAAACCTACCGAGTGACATCCTCCTGGCACGTCCTCATCCAGGCTATAAACCATTAGATGAGCGATtcttatttatttagaaaatacaCAATTATTAACAAGCTGGAAAGGTGTTTGAGAAGAACTTGATGGCAGATTGCAGCTGGATTTGAAAATCACTTTCATCTTACCCCAGATATTCACAATACTTCCTTTACTTTGACTTTAACTTAACCGTATACTCTTTTACTGTACTCAGCAGGACAAGCATTCGTATTATAGACGTCGATTGTGTTTAAGTGAGTTCTGTTAATAGGACAGGATCAGAATTGGGTTTATTGCTAAGTTTATACAGATAAAAATTTGTTCTGTTGGGTTGGTGCAAAGGGGTGCACACAATTTGAAGACACGCAAAAACAAGCAATGACGCTCACAAGTGTCACAATAAAATGTGTGCAAATatcatttttaaaggtgtggttgacagaATTTTTGTTAAATGCTAGATCTGATTATAATTGATCAATGTGAGTTTCCTAAAATGCCTGGAGATGACTCTTgctgtgatttggtgctttataaacaaACTGAATGGGATTGAAATGAATTAATGGCCCCTTTTGACCAAGTGGGTGTGAAAAACTGTCAGAATTTAAAGTGGttgtagcaaatttggaaaacaacctTTTTTTCATTCTCTCCAACAACATTCTTACATAATTTAGTTATAAATATACCGTTGgagatttttttctttaaataaaaacTTCAGCCAATAACACGCTTTGGACCAAAAACAAACATTGCACCATCCGGTTGTCGGGCTCTCAATGCTAAGACACTAAAATATGATTTTACACACAGCAACTTATTCTTATAGCAACGATGAAAAAATGTGTCTAGTACCTTCAGCAGTTTAAGTAAATAAGTTACTTTATCAAATACCCAACACTCAGGAGTTTTTAAATTAGGTTTGGAAAACATTGAAGCGCAGCTTAATGCCTTAAGTTAACATTTTTTATAAATATATGAAGAATTACAATGGCTAGCATGTAGAAATATTTGTTCCTTCTCCCAAAATTATAAAAACAACATATAAAATGTCACAATACAACAttaactgtagttcatacacataTAGAGGGATTGGAaaaatagttattttttttatttagctatGCTTTTCCCTTTTAATTTAGACAATTAACACCACTCAAGTTTTAACATCCAAGTCattttattcaaatgtttttttatttgttagcTGTAGATCCCACtaattagcacacacacacacacacacacacacacacacacacacacacgcagatccGCTTCATCCTCATTAAGTTAGAAAATCTGTTTCTAGGCTTAACAGTGACATACAAATAATGCTCAAAGCCATTTATTTGCAAACGTTTGTAGCTGCCACCTCAGGTTTTCCCAAGCTTCATGATTATCGACCGAAGTATAAAACCTTTTAAGATGATGAACATCAGGATTTCCTAACAGGGCTTTTCTTCCACTTCGGCACATTTCATCACAGGGACTGAAGCCGGTGTTTTGATGATCTCATCACCTTTTCTCCGCTGCCAAACCCAACGCTGCACACAAGGTCGAACATCGATCTAGCTCGCAGCCCGTCGTGAAATTAGTGAGTTATACGTAAGCTCCCAGGGGATTTCAGAGGATTTACCCTTTCCATTTGTCCGTGCTTTCATCCCTCTATCGAGTCTGTGTACTTGAACCTGTTCAGTATCACACCGGGGCCGGAGATTATCCAAGATGTGTGCACCCCCCTGGacacggcacacacacacacacacacacacacacacacacacacacacacacacacacacacacacactcactgataAACCTAATGGATGCTTTATGAATTTGTTAAGGTTTTGTGTCCTACAAGAGTCCCTGAACTCCTGTGTTCCCCCTGCAGGTGGTGCGTTTGTGCCAGAACCCCAAGGTGGCGCTGAAGAACAGCCCCCCCTACATCCTCGACCTGCTGCCGGACACCTACCAGCACTTACGCACCATCTTGTCCAGATACGAGGGCAAAATAGAAATTCTGGGGGAAAACGAGTATTTCCGCGTGGTTATCGACAACCTGACCAACAAGACTAAGCAGACCATGAGCCTTTTTAAGGAGGCCAAAGAGAGGATGTACGAGGAGAACTCCCAGCCCAGGTAAAAGGCTCACTAGCTGATAAACCTGGATCAACCATTCCATCAGGAAACAGCCCCGGGAATGTTTGGATACACGAATGATTCTGAGCTGATTTCTGTTTGTCTTGGCAACCTATCAGATATGTTTTAAACTACGATTAAATCATCAACAGCCTGCTGCTTACGACCCTGAGGTTTAATCATCTCCGTTTGGAAATGTGACTTTCACCCGAGTCTCTTTGCAGAACTGGTTTAAAGCTGGTGAAAAGTTTTAGCAAATAAAGACGTTTTCCAGAAATCAGAACAGAAAAGC from Nothobranchius furzeri strain GRZ-AD chromosome 10, NfurGRZ-RIMD1, whole genome shotgun sequence includes the following:
- the alkbh4 gene encoding alpha-ketoglutarate-dependent dioxygenase alkB homolog 4; protein product: MAVELRFPSRRRCNMMMMVSDDGDGVIPCACKGIRRCLVCETFKASVLLETRESKIVHHFLYNAKTGLAVSEDEEGSSFPFSGVFLWENFISEEEERELISVMDQDVWHPSQSGRRKQDFGPKVNFKKRKVRIADFTGLPALSQKLVLRMQQDANLAGFQPVEQCNLDYAPERGSAIDPHLDDSWLWGERLVTINMLSETVLTMSLEQGLPELGLSEEVQVAVRLPRRCLVVLYGEARHRWKHAIHRKDIHERRVCSTYRELSAEFLLGGKQAKLGAELLTTALSFGGTPI